A single region of the Streptomyces sp. NBC_00236 genome encodes:
- a CDS encoding alpha/beta hydrolase, which translates to MVLLLPDGEPYSHRRPSPLTYALQLPLARSLARAGGTDGLAAHVVHYRCRGWNTTEAHHAADAEWAVDEVVRRYGDIPVCLAGHGMGGRAALRAGGHSAVTSVLAMAPWLPGDPDAEPEPVKHLVGRQVLLIHGTNDARSDPELSFRLAERAKKSNRDTCRFEVHSDGHALRQHHAEVAALAADFVRGSLFGRGYARPVADALAAPPPLGLRMPLAAGFGKSLRG; encoded by the coding sequence GTGGTCCTGCTGCTCCCGGACGGCGAGCCCTACTCGCACCGCCGCCCCTCCCCTCTCACGTACGCCCTCCAGCTCCCCCTGGCCCGGTCCCTGGCCCGCGCCGGCGGCACCGACGGCCTCGCCGCCCACGTCGTCCACTACCGATGCCGCGGCTGGAACACGACGGAAGCCCACCACGCGGCGGACGCCGAATGGGCGGTGGACGAGGTCGTACGCCGCTACGGCGACATCCCCGTCTGCCTGGCCGGCCACGGCATGGGCGGCCGCGCCGCCCTCCGCGCGGGCGGCCACTCCGCGGTCACCTCGGTCCTCGCCATGGCCCCCTGGCTCCCCGGCGACCCGGACGCCGAACCGGAACCGGTCAAGCACCTGGTCGGCCGCCAGGTCCTGCTGATCCACGGCACGAACGACGCCCGCTCGGACCCGGAGCTGTCGTTCCGCCTGGCCGAGCGCGCGAAGAAGTCCAACCGCGACACCTGCCGCTTCGAGGTCCACTCGGACGGCCACGCACTGCGCCAGCACCACGCCGAAGTAGCCGCCCTGGCCGCCGACTTCGTCCGCGGCTCGCTCTTCGGCCGCGGCTACGCCCGCCCGGTCGCGGACGCCCTGGCGGCCCCGCCCCCGCTGGGCCTGCGGATGCCGCTGGCCGCGGGGTTCGGGAAGTCGTTGCGGGGGTGA
- a CDS encoding adenosine deaminase: MMSPTLNVPGQDQIRRAPKVLLHDHLDGGLRPGTIVELAAAGGYDGLPETDADKLGIWFRDAADSGSLERYLETFAHTCAVMQTRDALVRVAAECAEDLAADGVVYAEIRYAPEQHLEAGLSLEEVVEAVNEGFREGERRARKDGNRIRVGALLTAMRHAARSLEIAELANRYREQGVVGFDIAGAEAGFPPTRHLDAFEYLKRENNHFTIHAGEAFGLPSIWQAIQWCGADRLGHGVRIIDDIEVAEDGSVKLGRLASYVRDKRIPLELCPTSNLQTGAAASYAEHPIGLLRRLHFRATVNTDNRLMSGTSMSREFEKLTETFGYTLDDMQWFTVNAMKSAFIPFDERLAMISDVIKPGYAELKSEWLFEQTAATSVSTSVAG, from the coding sequence ATGATGAGCCCGACCCTCAATGTGCCCGGCCAGGATCAGATCCGGCGTGCCCCCAAGGTCCTTCTCCACGACCACCTCGACGGCGGCCTGCGCCCCGGGACGATCGTCGAACTCGCGGCGGCGGGCGGCTACGACGGCCTCCCGGAGACCGATGCCGACAAGCTCGGCATCTGGTTCAGGGACGCCGCCGACTCCGGGTCGCTGGAGCGCTATCTGGAGACGTTCGCCCATACGTGTGCCGTGATGCAGACCCGCGACGCGCTGGTCCGGGTCGCCGCCGAGTGCGCGGAGGACCTGGCCGCCGACGGTGTCGTCTATGCCGAGATCCGGTACGCCCCCGAGCAGCACCTGGAAGCCGGTCTGAGCCTCGAAGAGGTCGTCGAGGCCGTCAACGAGGGCTTCCGCGAGGGAGAGCGCCGGGCGCGGAAGGACGGGAACCGGATCAGGGTGGGCGCGCTGCTCACCGCGATGCGGCACGCCGCACGGTCGCTGGAGATCGCGGAACTGGCCAACCGCTACCGCGAGCAGGGCGTCGTCGGCTTCGACATCGCGGGCGCCGAGGCGGGCTTCCCGCCCACCCGGCACCTCGACGCCTTCGAGTACCTCAAGCGCGAGAACAACCACTTCACCATCCACGCCGGCGAGGCCTTCGGCCTGCCGTCGATCTGGCAGGCCATCCAGTGGTGCGGCGCCGACCGGCTCGGCCACGGCGTCCGCATCATCGACGACATCGAGGTCGCCGAGGACGGCAGTGTGAAGCTCGGCCGCCTCGCCTCGTACGTACGGGACAAGCGCATCCCGCTGGAGCTCTGCCCGACGTCCAACCTGCAGACCGGTGCCGCGGCCTCGTACGCCGAGCACCCGATCGGGCTGCTGCGCCGGCTTCACTTCCGGGCCACCGTGAACACGGACAACCGGCTGATGAGCGGGACGAGCATGAGCCGGGAATTCGAGAAGCTGACCGAGACCTTCGGATACACGCTCGATGACATGCAGTGGTTCACCGTCAATGCGATGAAATCAGCATTCATTCCTTTCGATGAACGTCTGGCGATGATCAGTGACGTCATCAAGCCCGGATACGCCGAGCTGAAGTCCGAATGGCTCTTCGAGCAGACCGCTGCGACCAGCGTGTCTACCTCGGTCGCCGGCTGA